A genomic window from Longimicrobiaceae bacterium includes:
- a CDS encoding ribonuclease Z, translating to MRVTFLGTAAARPTVGRNVSSLVIQREGDVMVFDCGEGTQRQMMRYGTGFSFNDIFFTHLHADHFLGVIGLLRTLGLQAREEPVDLWTPRGTEPLLRQAVDLGVERVPFEVRIHGLDHGEAVERGAYAIVPFRTQHGPRSLGYGVVENERLGRFNAAKAREMGIPEGPLWGKLHHGETVDVDGRTVTAADVVGPPRPGKRVVYTGDTRPAPATREAAAGADLLIHEATFAHDEADRAVATGHSTAREAAEVAADAGVLRLALTHFSPRYADDPRFLEREARAVFPEVVSAYDGLVIEVPYRDE from the coding sequence ATGCGCGTCACCTTCCTCGGCACCGCAGCAGCCCGCCCAACCGTGGGCCGCAACGTCTCGTCGCTCGTGATCCAGCGCGAGGGCGACGTGATGGTGTTCGACTGCGGCGAGGGCACGCAGCGGCAGATGATGCGCTACGGCACGGGGTTCAGCTTCAACGACATCTTCTTCACGCACCTGCACGCCGACCACTTCCTGGGCGTGATCGGCCTTCTTCGCACGCTGGGCCTCCAGGCGCGCGAGGAGCCCGTGGATCTGTGGACGCCGCGCGGAACCGAGCCGCTACTCCGGCAGGCGGTGGACCTGGGCGTGGAGCGCGTGCCGTTCGAGGTGCGCATCCACGGCCTGGACCACGGCGAGGCGGTGGAGCGCGGCGCGTATGCCATCGTCCCGTTCCGCACGCAGCACGGGCCGCGCAGCCTGGGCTACGGCGTGGTGGAGAACGAGCGCCTGGGCCGCTTCAACGCCGCGAAGGCGCGGGAGATGGGCATCCCCGAAGGCCCGCTCTGGGGCAAGCTGCACCACGGCGAGACGGTGGATGTGGATGGCCGCACCGTCACCGCCGCTGACGTCGTCGGTCCGCCGCGCCCTGGCAAGCGCGTGGTCTACACGGGAGATACTCGGCCGGCGCCCGCCACCCGCGAAGCCGCCGCCGGCGCCGATCTGCTCATCCACGAAGCCACTTTCGCCCACGACGAGGCCGACCGTGCCGTCGCGACCGGCCACTCGACCGCCCGCGAAGCCGCCGAGGTCGCTGCCGACGCGGGCGTCCTGCGCCTCGCGCTGACGCACTTCTCCCCACGCTACGCCGACGACCCGCGCTTCCTGGAGCGCGAGGCCCGCGCCGTCTTCCCCGAAGTCGTCTCCGCCTACGACGGCCTGGTGATCGAGGTCCCGTACCGCGACGAGTAG
- a CDS encoding nuclear transport factor 2 family protein, whose product MHPNEQLLERLYSSLRDRDAAGMATCYAPDATFRDIAFELNGINQIQAMWDMVCRAKDFRASFDGVRADDAAGSADVVDDYIYGDTGAPVHNVIHSEFVFRNGLIVEHRDSCDALVWGRQAL is encoded by the coding sequence GTGCATCCGAACGAGCAACTGCTGGAACGGCTCTACTCGAGCCTGCGCGACCGTGACGCTGCCGGGATGGCCACCTGCTACGCTCCCGATGCAACTTTCCGAGACATTGCCTTCGAGCTGAACGGCATCAACCAGATCCAGGCGATGTGGGACATGGTCTGCCGTGCGAAGGACTTCCGGGCGTCGTTCGATGGGGTCCGGGCGGATGATGCCGCCGGAAGCGCGGACGTGGTCGACGATTACATCTACGGCGATACAGGCGCCCCCGTCCACAACGTGATCCACTCCGAGTTCGTCTTTCGGAATGGGCTCATCGTGGAGCACCGGGATTCGTGCGATGCGCTGGTGTGGGGCAGACAAGCGCTC